From one Triticum aestivum cultivar Chinese Spring chromosome 4B, IWGSC CS RefSeq v2.1, whole genome shotgun sequence genomic stretch:
- the LOC123092579 gene encoding cysteine-rich repeat secretory protein 55 has translation MALCRARSGLLLVAMALLPLGMAMDAIGSNCAGTRYAGSGKANIDSVLADLVAKGSSGGFATAVAGKGNSTVVYGLAQCRGDVSASDCSACLADAAKQLPAACSYQSDGRIWYDFCFMRYDNTDFAGQSDTGAGVILVNVQAADDPKPFKKAMGKVMNKATAQASASGRAGLGRSKDQYTPFVTIYGLAQCTRDLAPLACAQCVSVALSKFGDYCGAQQGCQINYSSCRVRYEIYPFYFPLDGADGRATTDMTKYTKIVVHA, from the coding sequence ATGGCACTTTGCAGAGCGCGCAGCGGGCTGCTGCTTGTCGCCATGGCTCTGCTCCCTCTGGGCATGGCCATGGACGCCATTGGCAGTAACTGCGCCGGAACCAGGTACGCTGGCAGCGGCAAGGCCAACATCGACTCCGTCCTGGCGGACCTCGTCGCCAAGGGCTCCTCGGGAGGCTTCGCCACGGCCGTTGCCGGCAAGGGTAATAGCACCGTCGTCTACGGCCTCGCGCAATGCCGCGGCGACGTCTCCGCCAGCGACTGCTCCGCCTGCCTCGCGGACGCCGCCAAGCAGCTCCCCGCCGCCTGCAGCTATCAGTCCGACGGCAGAATATGGTACGACTTCTGCTTCATGCGGTACGATAACACAGACTTCGCCGGGCAGTCGGACACGGGCGCCGGCGTGATCCTGGTGAACGTGCAGGCGGCGGACGACCCCAAGCCGTTCAAGAAGGCGATGGGGAAGGTGATGAACAAGGCGACGGCGCAGGCGTCGGCGTCGGGCAGGGCGGGGCTCGGCAGGTCCAAGGACCAGTACACGCCGTTCGTCACCATCTACGGCCTGGCGCAGTGCACGCGGGACCTCGCGCCGCTGGCGTGCGCGCAGTGCGTCTCGGTGGCGCTGTCCAAGTTCGGCGACTACTGCGGCGCGCAGCAGGGCTGCCAGATCAACTACAGCAGCTGTAGGGTGCGCTACGAGATCTACCCCTTCTACTTCCCGCTGGACGGCGCCGATGGCCGCGCCACCACCGATATGACGAAATACACCAAGATCGTCGTGCACGCTTGA